From Arachis stenosperma cultivar V10309 chromosome 2, arast.V10309.gnm1.PFL2, whole genome shotgun sequence, one genomic window encodes:
- the LOC130961000 gene encoding uncharacterized protein LOC130961000 isoform X3 yields the protein MSIPDFLQERVFDAVAGFLTEQVNYVWDYEKRFDDVSKVVENLKNDRDEVRDRAKEEEGRYGRAIYDNVLEWLARVDEIVVKYNKFKEDHNNNAGYALAFPFQNLDIRYRQSKIAERIKEEAENLQNEKRDRISRWQGPPSSMGYALPSVEYEELNSRKQNMEDVKKALEDSSATMVGVHGLAGMGKTTLVIKAINTLQSREPKLFDMVIMANVGKNPDIRKIQGQIADMLGITLQEESEYARAIRIRDNLKKGKNTLIILDDMYAKMDLDKLGISSESGDDKKNLILKQGIKSSNPSGAAQTKEETKTAEQKSEIDSSGRKNLRTQKSIITEDHKTRTGKKIEDTSSGSSQVGKAAQENQKGCKVLLISEAKQVLYQMNVNANSIIFVDAIKPEDDDDAKKLFKKKAGIADDDKNSNRARLAIEIAKKCSGLPMSIETLKTLERKKLTGTSEYSTKLSYQLLENEELKRIFLLCACLGQDALVSDLVRLCIGLGFLEGIYTVRDGRDQVQMLLMHLEESGLLSNSYSNDRFTMQNLIRNAALLIASENNVFVRAKRKLDEWPDDDKLRQYTAIFLHHCDVNTEFPKSLKCSKLRVFHFHNDHQHFKIPKDFFGGMEELRVLVLLGIDLSEMSSSMKYLTKLRKLCLEQCINLDENLCIHIGKFMKNLRILSFSGSDIKSLPTKLKDLSKLQILDLSNCSQLKSIQAGVISSLTNLEELYMRNTLVEWRVDNREETENKNASLSELGHLSQITNVDLQIPSVAHLPENLFFDKLHSYKIVIGSSSTHLEPDFKIPEKYQLLRYLAILEKDVGIHSQKGIKMLFERVENLLLEELNGVQDIFYALNLKGFPCLKTLSIVSTSSIRYLINPQERKHPENAFPKLETLQIYKLDNMEQLCSRVSLSSSSFCKLKVVKIKLCGLLKNVFLMSMVKLLVALQTIEVSECNSLKEIVFAEDNAQDKPLELQELRTLTLKSLPEFHGFCSISSTAQQKVLFDEQVEFSKLERLELCSIQIHQIWNGKNPPFGKLVHLEVNGCDNLKSLLTLSMAINMKTLQSLSVSECDNMMHILPNENSNDTQSEKKPRRCISSVRRQQGMRLDERYVPYLQMAGLYHLARLNDRWFRLDEPLVSAFVERWRPETHTFHMPFGECTITLQDVAYQLGLPVDGDYVSGCLTDFHLYIEGGRPAWQWFHELLGVLPPENQVQKFAVNCTWFQETFAECPDGADEETVRRFARGYIMMLLGTQLFADKSGNRIHIRWLPYVARLEEMGRYSWASAALAWLYRCMCRVANRHVVKLADPLQLLQSWIFWRFSTLTPSGYDEISWPLASRWSGYNPEISNKGPRVQMARMKIDLLQPRQVSKQNFCVSQVIVSVYFT from the exons ATGTCTATACCGGACTTTTTGCAAGAACGTGTGTTCGATGCAGTAGCCGGTTTCTTAACAGAGCAAGTAAACTATGTATGGGATTACGAGAAAAGATTCGATGATGTAAGCAAAGTTGTAGAGAATCTCAAGAATGACAGAGATGAGGTGCGCGATAGAGCCAAGGAAGAGGAAGGACGATATGGGAGAGCGATATACGATAATGTTTTAGAATGGCTGGCTCGTGTGGATGAAATTGTTGTTAAATATAATAAGTTCAAAGAAGATCATAATAATAATGCAGGGTATGCACTTGCTTTTCCATTTCAAAATTTAGACATAAGGTATCGTCAAAGCAAAATAGCCGAACGTATCAAAGAAGAGGCTGAAAATTTGCAAAATGAGAAGCGTGATAGAATATCTCGCTGGCAGGGCCCACCTTCTTCAATGGGTTATGCGCTTCCTTCTGTTGAATATGAAGAGCttaattcaagaaaacaaaacaTGGAAGATGTCAAGAAAGCCTTGGAAGATTCGAGTGCTACAATGGTTGGTGTTCACGGCCTAGCTGGTATGGGAAAGACTACTTTGGTCATAAAAGCTATTAACACACTTCAAAGTCGAGAACCTAAGTTATTTGATATGGTCATTATGGCAAATGTGGGCAAAAATCCAGACATCAGAAAAATTCAAGGCCAGATTGCTGACATGCTCGGAATAACATTGCAAGAGGAGA GTGAGTATGCGAGGGCTATTCGCATAAGAGATAATTTGAAGAAAGGGAAAAACACCCTTATAATCTTAGATGATATGTATGCAAAAATGGATTTGGATAAGTTGGGAATTTCATCAGAGAGTGGCGATGACAAGAAGAATCTCATTCTCAAACAAGGAATAAAATCTTCTAATCCCTCTGGAGCAGCTCAAACTAAGGAAGAGACAAAGACTGCTGAACAAAAGTCAGAAATAGATAGTAGTGGTAGAAAAAATTTGAGAACTCAAAAATCAATAATAACAGAAG ATCATAAGACGAGAACAGGGAAAAAAATTGAAGACACCTCTAGTGGTTCTAGTCAAGTAGGGAAAGCAGCACAAGAGAATCAAAAAGGATGCAAAGTTTTACTAATTTCCGAGGCAAAACAAGTATTATACCagatgaatgtgaatgcaaatTCAATTATCTTTGTGGATGCCATAAAACctgaggatgatgatgatgccaAAAAATTGTTCAAAAAAAAG GCAGGAATAGCAGATGATGATAAAAACTCTAATCGTGCACGGTTAGCTATTGAGATTGCCAAGAAATGTTCTGGATTGCCCATGTCAATAGAGACCCTTAAAACACTTGAAAGGAAAAAGCTTACAGGAACATCTGAATATTCTACAAAGTTGAGTTATCAACTTTTAGAAAATGAGGAACTCAAGCGTATCTTCTTGCTTTGTGCTTGTTTGGGTCAAGATGCATTGGTCTCAGACTTAGTGAGATTATGCATTGGTTTGGGTTTTCTTGAAGGCATCTACACAGTAAGAGATGGCAGAGATCAAGTACAAATGTTGCTTATGCATTTAGAGGAGTCAGGTTTGTTGTCTAACAGTTATTCAAATGATCGTTTCACGATGCAAAACCTTATTCGCAATGCAGCTTTGTTGATAGCATCAGAAAATAATGTGTTCGTACGGGCAAAAAGAAAACTAGATGAGTGGCCTGATGATGATAAACTCAGGCAGTACACTGCTATTTTCTTACATCATTGTGATGTCAACACTGAGTTTCCTAAAAGTTTAAAATGTTCTAAACTGAGAGTATTTCATTTTCACAATGACCATCAACATTTCAAAATACCAAAAGACTTTTTTGGAGGAATGGAAGAACTTAGAGTGTTGGTTCTGCTTGGCATTGATCTCTCTGAAATGTCTTCATCAATGAAATACCTAACAAAACTCCGAAAGCTTTGTTTGGAGCAATGCATTAATCTAGATGAGAACTTATGCATCCATATTGGCAAGTTTATGAAGAATCTAAGAATTCTAAGCTTTTCTGGATCTGATATTAAAAGCTTGCCTACTAAATTGAAGGATCTGTCAAAGCTGCAAATTCTTGACTTAAGTAATTGCTCCCAACTAAAATCAATTCAAGCTGGTGTAATATCTAGCTTGACTAATTTGGAGGAGTTGTACATGAGAAACACTTTGGTTGAATGGAGGGTGGATAACAGAGAGGAAACTGAAAACAAAAATGCTAGTCTTTCGGAGTTGGGACATTTAAGTCAAATAACAAATGTTGACTTACAAATCCCAAGTGTTGCCCATTTGCCAGAAAACTTGTTCTTTGATAAGCTGCATAGCTATAAAATTGTAATTGGCTCGTCAAGTACACATTTGGAGCCAGATTTCAAGATTCCGGAGAAATATCAACTGTTGAGGTATTTGGCAATACTGGAGAAAGATGTTGGCATTCATTCTCAGAAAGGGATCAAAATGTTGTTTGAAAGAGTTGAGAATTTGTTGCTGGAAGAACTCAACGGTGTCCAAGACATCTTTTATGCACTGAATTTGAAAGGGTTTCCATGTCTTAAGACTTTGTCTATTGTGAGTACTTCTAGCATTCGATATTTGATCAACCCACAGGAGAGGAAGCATCCCGAGAATGCTTTTCCGAAACTGGAGACATTGCAAATCTACAAGCTCGATAACATGGAGCAACTATGCTCTCGCGTGTCACTTTCATCATCCTCATTTTGTAAACTGAAAGTTGTCAAGATTAAGCTTTGTGGTTTATTAAAGAATGTCTTTTTAATGTCTATGGTAAAGCTTTTGGTTGCTCTTCAAACAATTGAAGTTTCAGAATGTAACTCTCTAAAGGAGATTGTCTTTGCGGAAGATAATGCACAAGATAAGCCTCTTGAGCTTCAAGAATTACGCACTTTGACATTAAAATCATTACCTGAGTTTCATGGATTCTGTTCCATTTCATCTACAGCGcaacaaaaagtattgttcgATGAACAG GTTGAATTCTCAAAATTAGAGAGATTAGAGTTGTGCTCTATCCAAATCCACCAAATATGGAATGGCAAAAATCCTCCTTTTGGAAAATTGGTACACTTGGAAGTGAATGGTTGtgataatttaaaaagtttGTTAACATTGTCTATGGCTATAAATATGAAGACTCTCCAAAGTCTATCTGTCAGCGAGTGTGACAACATGATGCATATTCTTCCCAACGAGAACAGCAATGATACTCAAAGTGAAAAGAAG CCTCGTCGTTGCATATCCAGTGTTAGGCGGCAACAGGGGATGCGTCTTGATGAGAGGTATGTCCCGTACTTGCAGATGGCGGGACTTTACCATCTTGCGAGACTGAACGACAGATGGTTCCGACTAGACGAGCCCCTAGTCAGCGCATTCGTCGAGAGGTGGCGGCCTGAGACGCACACCTTCCACATGCCGTTCGGAGAGTGCACTATCACGCTTCAGGACGTCGCATACCAGCTGGGGTTGCCAGTCGACGGAGATTATGTTAGTGGTTGCCTTACGGACTTCCACCTTTACATTGAGGGTGGGAGACCTGCTTGGCAGTGGTTCCATGAGTTGCTCGGTGTTTTACCGCCGGAGAACCAGGTGCAGAAATTCGCAGTCAACTGCACCTGGTTTCAGGAGACATTCGCGGAGTGTCCTGATGGGGCAGATGAGGAGACAGTTAGGCGATTTGCCCGGGGCTACATCATGATGTTATTGGGTACGCAGCTGTTTGCCGACAAGTCCGGCAATCGTATACACATCAGATGGCTACCATATGTTGCTCGGCTTGAGGAGATGGGTCGCTACAGTTGGGCGTCGGCGGCACTAGCATGGCTGTACAGGTGCATGTGCCGAGTCGCCAACAGACATGTGGTGAAGTTAGCTGACCCGTTACAGTTATTACAGTCGTGGATCTTCTGGAGGTTTTCCACACTTACACCATCTGGGTATGATGAGATCAGCTGGCCCCTTGCCTCGAG ATGGTCTGGTTACAACCCTGAGATTAGCAACAAGGGACCTCGGGTACAGATGGCTCGCATGAAGATCGACTTGTTACAGCCTCGGCAGGTAAGTAAGCAGAACTTTTGTGTATCTCAAGTCATTGTTTCAGTTTATTTCACTTAA
- the LOC130961000 gene encoding uncharacterized protein LOC130961000 isoform X2, translating to MSIPDFLQERVFDAVAGFLTEQVNYVWDYEKRFDDVSKVVENLKNDRDEVRDRAKEEEGRYGRAIYDNVLEWLARVDEIVVKYNKFKEDHNNNAGYALAFPFQNLDIRYRQSKIAERIKEEAENLQNEKRDRISRWQGPPSSMGYALPSVEYEELNSRKQNMEDVKKALEDSSATMVGVHGLAGMGKTTLVIKAINTLQSREPKLFDMVIMANVGKNPDIRKIQGQIADMLGITLQEESEYARAIRIRDNLKKGKNTLIILDDMYAKMDLDKLGISSESGDDKKNLILKQGIKSSNPSGAAQTKEETKTAEQKSEIDSSGRKNLRTQKSIITEDHKTRTGKKIEDTSSGSSQVGKAAQENQKGCKVLLISEAKQVLYQMNVNANSIIFVDAIKPEDDDDAKKLFKKKAGIADDDKNSNRARLAIEIAKKCSGLPMSIETLKTLERKKLTGTSEYSTKLSYQLLENEELKRIFLLCACLGQDALVSDLVRLCIGLGFLEGIYTVRDGRDQVQMLLMHLEESGLLSNSYSNDRFTMQNLIRNAALLIASENNVFVRAKRKLDEWPDDDKLRQYTAIFLHHCDVNTEFPKSLKCSKLRVFHFHNDHQHFKIPKDFFGGMEELRVLVLLGIDLSEMSSSMKYLTKLRKLCLEQCINLDENLCIHIGKFMKNLRILSFSGSDIKSLPTKLKDLSKLQILDLSNCSQLKSIQAGVISSLTNLEELYMRNTLVEWRVDNREETENKNASLSELGHLSQITNVDLQIPSVAHLPENLFFDKLHSYKIVIGSSSTHLEPDFKIPEKYQLLRYLAILEKDVGIHSQKGIKMLFERVENLLLEELNGVQDIFYALNLKGFPCLKTLSIVSTSSIRYLINPQERKHPENAFPKLETLQIYKLDNMEQLCSRVSLSSSSFCKLKVVKIKLCGLLKNVFLMSMVKLLVALQTIEVSECNSLKEIVFAEDNAQDKPLELQELRTLTLKSLPEFHGFCSISSTAQQKVLFDEQVEFSKLERLELCSIQIHQIWNGKNPPFGKLVHLEVNGCDNLKSLLTLSMAINMKTLQSLSVSECDNMMHILPNENSNDTQSEKKVTIFPNLKSIKVRSMKSLSGICDIKLELPKASFEKLESLAIDECHKLDHVFTSNVVGIFQHVSNLSVTNCKSMKAIFETTASAWEKKRTSKDATPKLQDVHFESLPKLERMFNMKEKQLQEILKLNNLHKIWVQDCKRLKSIFSAPVAKTLENNLEELVVSDCSQLREIVAKKEEEDASSLTKFNFLKLATIKFLRLPKFKSFYPGTYGIEFSALNNLFIEQCDNLEPFREEIIDEQPKPALSPETVMNNLKSIQIESRHATSSTNYDYRRDNLEELQLSGLKDTKILYSFLYSNPNMKNLCLNNGSFRELVPLERLAKIESLGVVPQLKSLKLTDLPYLENIGFERDPILQRIESLVFQKCPSLKTIAPSDVFLSNLTKLEVVDCNELEYLMSPSIARSLGQLNSMKVINCESLEEIVSEEGQEDNKDNDDIIFKQLTTIELVSLECLESFCRSKSCAFQFPSLEKFVVSACPELKSFSQQEHMKPLPKLGKVYVVHEKDKVEAHWTNNLQETIRDIFNKKIFFKGMEELSVSDHPHLQQLWKCKEELPQGELFNNLKTLKLSDCEFEPYAIPSNVLFSFKNLKELEVDSCEKITGIFEMNDTEIKETSFQLKKLTLKSLPNVTHVWNPEKQGILSFKSLQIVTVEGCEDLRTLFPIALARDLKKLEKLDVRECDELSNIIEGGTVDEHLVFPCLTTLALFVLPKFTGFCSQKFTLECPELNWLGVYGCNDQLELFQSQGEENQNTTSTAKQPLFMNIKILCWAEKGVSDLSPTISLDACIIS from the exons ATGTCTATACCGGACTTTTTGCAAGAACGTGTGTTCGATGCAGTAGCCGGTTTCTTAACAGAGCAAGTAAACTATGTATGGGATTACGAGAAAAGATTCGATGATGTAAGCAAAGTTGTAGAGAATCTCAAGAATGACAGAGATGAGGTGCGCGATAGAGCCAAGGAAGAGGAAGGACGATATGGGAGAGCGATATACGATAATGTTTTAGAATGGCTGGCTCGTGTGGATGAAATTGTTGTTAAATATAATAAGTTCAAAGAAGATCATAATAATAATGCAGGGTATGCACTTGCTTTTCCATTTCAAAATTTAGACATAAGGTATCGTCAAAGCAAAATAGCCGAACGTATCAAAGAAGAGGCTGAAAATTTGCAAAATGAGAAGCGTGATAGAATATCTCGCTGGCAGGGCCCACCTTCTTCAATGGGTTATGCGCTTCCTTCTGTTGAATATGAAGAGCttaattcaagaaaacaaaacaTGGAAGATGTCAAGAAAGCCTTGGAAGATTCGAGTGCTACAATGGTTGGTGTTCACGGCCTAGCTGGTATGGGAAAGACTACTTTGGTCATAAAAGCTATTAACACACTTCAAAGTCGAGAACCTAAGTTATTTGATATGGTCATTATGGCAAATGTGGGCAAAAATCCAGACATCAGAAAAATTCAAGGCCAGATTGCTGACATGCTCGGAATAACATTGCAAGAGGAGA GTGAGTATGCGAGGGCTATTCGCATAAGAGATAATTTGAAGAAAGGGAAAAACACCCTTATAATCTTAGATGATATGTATGCAAAAATGGATTTGGATAAGTTGGGAATTTCATCAGAGAGTGGCGATGACAAGAAGAATCTCATTCTCAAACAAGGAATAAAATCTTCTAATCCCTCTGGAGCAGCTCAAACTAAGGAAGAGACAAAGACTGCTGAACAAAAGTCAGAAATAGATAGTAGTGGTAGAAAAAATTTGAGAACTCAAAAATCAATAATAACAGAAG ATCATAAGACGAGAACAGGGAAAAAAATTGAAGACACCTCTAGTGGTTCTAGTCAAGTAGGGAAAGCAGCACAAGAGAATCAAAAAGGATGCAAAGTTTTACTAATTTCCGAGGCAAAACAAGTATTATACCagatgaatgtgaatgcaaatTCAATTATCTTTGTGGATGCCATAAAACctgaggatgatgatgatgccaAAAAATTGTTCAAAAAAAAG GCAGGAATAGCAGATGATGATAAAAACTCTAATCGTGCACGGTTAGCTATTGAGATTGCCAAGAAATGTTCTGGATTGCCCATGTCAATAGAGACCCTTAAAACACTTGAAAGGAAAAAGCTTACAGGAACATCTGAATATTCTACAAAGTTGAGTTATCAACTTTTAGAAAATGAGGAACTCAAGCGTATCTTCTTGCTTTGTGCTTGTTTGGGTCAAGATGCATTGGTCTCAGACTTAGTGAGATTATGCATTGGTTTGGGTTTTCTTGAAGGCATCTACACAGTAAGAGATGGCAGAGATCAAGTACAAATGTTGCTTATGCATTTAGAGGAGTCAGGTTTGTTGTCTAACAGTTATTCAAATGATCGTTTCACGATGCAAAACCTTATTCGCAATGCAGCTTTGTTGATAGCATCAGAAAATAATGTGTTCGTACGGGCAAAAAGAAAACTAGATGAGTGGCCTGATGATGATAAACTCAGGCAGTACACTGCTATTTTCTTACATCATTGTGATGTCAACACTGAGTTTCCTAAAAGTTTAAAATGTTCTAAACTGAGAGTATTTCATTTTCACAATGACCATCAACATTTCAAAATACCAAAAGACTTTTTTGGAGGAATGGAAGAACTTAGAGTGTTGGTTCTGCTTGGCATTGATCTCTCTGAAATGTCTTCATCAATGAAATACCTAACAAAACTCCGAAAGCTTTGTTTGGAGCAATGCATTAATCTAGATGAGAACTTATGCATCCATATTGGCAAGTTTATGAAGAATCTAAGAATTCTAAGCTTTTCTGGATCTGATATTAAAAGCTTGCCTACTAAATTGAAGGATCTGTCAAAGCTGCAAATTCTTGACTTAAGTAATTGCTCCCAACTAAAATCAATTCAAGCTGGTGTAATATCTAGCTTGACTAATTTGGAGGAGTTGTACATGAGAAACACTTTGGTTGAATGGAGGGTGGATAACAGAGAGGAAACTGAAAACAAAAATGCTAGTCTTTCGGAGTTGGGACATTTAAGTCAAATAACAAATGTTGACTTACAAATCCCAAGTGTTGCCCATTTGCCAGAAAACTTGTTCTTTGATAAGCTGCATAGCTATAAAATTGTAATTGGCTCGTCAAGTACACATTTGGAGCCAGATTTCAAGATTCCGGAGAAATATCAACTGTTGAGGTATTTGGCAATACTGGAGAAAGATGTTGGCATTCATTCTCAGAAAGGGATCAAAATGTTGTTTGAAAGAGTTGAGAATTTGTTGCTGGAAGAACTCAACGGTGTCCAAGACATCTTTTATGCACTGAATTTGAAAGGGTTTCCATGTCTTAAGACTTTGTCTATTGTGAGTACTTCTAGCATTCGATATTTGATCAACCCACAGGAGAGGAAGCATCCCGAGAATGCTTTTCCGAAACTGGAGACATTGCAAATCTACAAGCTCGATAACATGGAGCAACTATGCTCTCGCGTGTCACTTTCATCATCCTCATTTTGTAAACTGAAAGTTGTCAAGATTAAGCTTTGTGGTTTATTAAAGAATGTCTTTTTAATGTCTATGGTAAAGCTTTTGGTTGCTCTTCAAACAATTGAAGTTTCAGAATGTAACTCTCTAAAGGAGATTGTCTTTGCGGAAGATAATGCACAAGATAAGCCTCTTGAGCTTCAAGAATTACGCACTTTGACATTAAAATCATTACCTGAGTTTCATGGATTCTGTTCCATTTCATCTACAGCGcaacaaaaagtattgttcgATGAACAG GTTGAATTCTCAAAATTAGAGAGATTAGAGTTGTGCTCTATCCAAATCCACCAAATATGGAATGGCAAAAATCCTCCTTTTGGAAAATTGGTACACTTGGAAGTGAATGGTTGtgataatttaaaaagtttGTTAACATTGTCTATGGCTATAAATATGAAGACTCTCCAAAGTCTATCTGTCAGCGAGTGTGACAACATGATGCATATTCTTCCCAACGAGAACAGCAATGATACTCAAAGTGAAAAGAAG GTTACCATCTTTCCAAATTTGAAGAGTATTAAAGTGAGAAGCATGAAGAGTTTGAGTGGGATATGTGATATTAAATTAGAACTCCCAAAAGCCTCTTTCGAAAAGTTGGAGAGCCTAGCCATTGATGAGTGTCATAAACTGGACCATGTTTTCACTTCTAATGTGGTGGGAATATTTCAGCATGTAAGCAACTTAAGCGTTACTAATTGTAAGTCAATGAAAGCTATATTTGAGACAACGGCTTCAGCTTGGGAAAAGAAGCGAACTTCTAAGGATGCAACACCCAAGTTGCAAGATGTTCATTTTGAATCACTTCCAAAATTAGAGCGTATGTTCAACATGAAGGAAAAACAGCTTCAAGAGATACTTAAATTAAACAATTTGCATAAGATATGGGTTCAAGATTGTAAAAGGTTGAAAAGCATATTTTCTGCTCCTGTGGCCAAAACACTCGAAAATAATCTTGAAGAGCTTGTGGTCTCGGATTGCTCTCAATTGAGGGAAATTGTTgccaagaaagaagaagaagatgccaGCAGTCTTACTAAATTTAACTTTTTGAAACTGGCAACCATCAAATTTTTGAGACTACCAAAATTCAAGAGTTTCTATCCAGGAACTTATGGAATAGAATTTTCAGCACTGAACAACTTGTTTATTGAACAATGTGACAACTTGGAACCATTCAGAGAAGAAATCATAGATGAACAACCAAAGCCTGCCCTCTCTCCTGAAACG GTAATGAACAATTTGAAGTCAATTCAAATTGAGTCGAGACATGCAACGTCATCGACTAACTATGATTATCGAAGGGATAATCTAGAAGAGCTTCAATTATCTGGACTGAAGGATACTAAAATTCTGTATTCTTTCCTTTATAGCAATCCTAATATGAAGAATCTATGCTTGAATAATGGTTCTTTTCGAGAATTGGTGCCTCTTGAAAGGCTTGCTAAGATTGAAAGCTTAGGTGTTGTCCCACAGCTGAAAAGCTTGAAGCTAACAGATCTACCTTATCTTGAGAACATTGGCTTCGAAAGAGACCCAAttcttcaaaggatagagtcaTTGGTTTTTCAAAAATGCCCAAGTTTGAAAACCATAGCACCTTCTGATGTATTTCTCTCTAACTTGACAAAGCTTGAAGTGGTTGACTGTAACGAATTAGAATATTTAATGTCACCATCAATTGCTAGAAGCTTGGGTCAACTCAACAGCATGAAGGTAATTAATTGTGAATCTCTTGAGGAAATTGTATCAGAGGAAGGACAAGAAGATAATAAAGACAATGATGACATCATTTTCAAACAATTGACGACAATTGAACTTGTGTCTCTCGAGTGCCTCGAAAGCTTTTGCAGGTCCAAGAGTTGTGCGTTTCAGTTTCCATCATTAGAGAAATTTGTGGTGAGTGCTTGTCCCGAATTGAAAAGTTTCTCCCAACAAGAACACATGAAACCACTGCCCAAGTTGGGAAAAGTATATGTTGTCCATGAAAAAGACAAGGTGGAAGCGCACTGGACAAACAATTTACAAGAAACAATACGAGATATATTCAACAAAAAG ATATTTTTCAAAGGCATGGAGGAATTAAGTGTTTCTGATCATCCTCATCTACAACAACTATGGAAATGCAAAGAAGAACTCCCACAAGGAGAATTGTTTAACAATTTGAAAACTTTGAAGCTGAGTGATTGTGAGTTCGAACCATACGCAATTCCATCAAATGTTCTTTTCAGTTTCAAGAACTTAAAAGAATTGGAAGTGGATAGCTGCGAAAAAATAACAGGAATTTTTGAAATGAATGATACTGAGATCAAGGAAACATCGTTCCAACTGAAGAAGCTAACTTTGAAATCGCTTCCAAATGTGACACATGTGTGGAACCCGGAAAAACAAGGAATTCTCAGCTTCAAAAGTCTACAAATAGTGACTGTCGAAGGCTGTGAGGATTTGAGAACTCTATTTCCTATAGCCTTGGCCAGAGATCTTAAGAAGCTTGAGAAACTTGATGTTAGAGAATGTGATGAGTTATCCAATATTATAGAAGGTGGAACTGTTGATGAACATCTTGTGTTTCCTTGTTTAACCACATTGGCATTGTTTGTTTTGCCAAAGTTTACTGGCTTTTGCTCTCAGAAGTTCACTCTGGAATGCCCTGAGTTAAATTGGTTGGGCGTATATGGTTGCAACGATCAACTGGAGCTATTTCAGAGTCAAGGAGAGGAAAACCAAAACACCACCTCAACTGCTAAGCAACC